GTCATTTACAATTTTGTATACTAATTGAAGGCGTAAATAACGGCGCCTGTTAAATAATGTTAACAGACCAAGTCTCTCTCTCATTGACTGTGTGCATGTTAAGTGATTCGTTCTTAAAATTATTCGCATTGCTTTACTTTGTAACCTTTCCAAATAATCGGAGTTCTTCTTACTGCAGAGACCCCATACGATGCAGCCATAGTCCAAAATAGGTAGTATTGTCATTTTATAAATCTTTAGTAAAATAGCAGGGCTGAGAAAAGATGAAATTCTatttaaaagtttcaatttaGGATAAACTCTCAAGGCAATATATGACATATGATTGTTCCATGATAATGACTCGTCTACCACAACACCAAGGTATTTAAAATGTCTCTGCTGTTTTAGTATTGAATCTCCATAAAAAATGTTAATATCTCGGTTGGTTTTGAGTGCTTTGTGGGACGCAATAATCATGGCTTCCGACTTTTTTACATTGCAAATGAGGCCATTCTTACAAAACCATTGTCTGACGCTCTGCAGGTCCTTGTTGACATTATCCACAGCTGAATCGATATTCTTTGAGCTGGAATGTATCTCAGTATCGTCTGCGTATAATGAGAGAGTTGACGTATGACATGCCTTCGATATGTTGTTAATGTGGATGTTAAATAGCGTTGGTCCTAGAACTGATCCCTGAGGAACGCCAAAACAAAGGCGCATGGGTACTGAATTAGTACCCTTGTAGACGACATACTGCAATCTCTCAGACAGGTAACTATTGAACCACCGAAGCTCGGACTCTTTCACTCCATGGGATTCAAGCCTGGTTAGCAAGACTTCATGTTTAATGACGTCAAATGCCTTTCTCAAATCGAGAAAGACACTAACAGACTTGAAACCATTATCAATCGCTCTTTTCCATGAGTCTACTACCTTAAGTAGGGCGACAGTAGTTAAAGAAAATTTAGAGTAAGCGAACTGATGGTGATCTATGAGACCAGAGTTGTAAGCAAAGTTCTACAAGTCTGAGTTCGCGAAAGATTCCAAGATCTTAGAAATACAGGGCAACACTGAAATAGGTcgataattattacagtctgtTGCTGTACCTCCTTTAAAAAGTGGCGTTACCTTTGCTGTTTTCCACGCAGATGGAAATTTACCTGTGGAAAGCGATTCGTTAAAAAGATGAGTGAGACTTCGAGAGATATTAGGTGCTGCCATTTTTAAGGCTCTTACTGGGATTCCGTCAGGTCCCGTGGCTTTTGCTTGGTTAAGATCTTCGATAGCTTTTGAGACCTCATTTACATTACGTATGGTAAATTTGAAGGGTTCGATATTTAGTGGAGCCTCATCAGGAGCAAATTCAGATTCTATCTCATTGGAATTTGCCAAGAGCGAAGATGCAATAGATGTAAAATATGAATTTATAGCATTCGCGATGTCCTTGTGCCCAGTCACTTCATTATCGTCAACAATCAATCTATCGATATCGGCAGAGtttaaggaaaaatgattttttgatgcgaaatcgatcggaccgttcttagggacactgcctcttaataCTGAAAGACAACTAATTGGACCGTCCAACAATAAATGATAGGATAAACTACATATCCGTTCAGCAAAGTTCTTCGTCGTCGCTTCACTCATCGTTTGCCAGCTTAGGCATGGCTTCCAACCGCACAATCTTGACAACTGGACGCACAAGCTCTGACGTTCTGGTCTTCACCTTAACGGAACGCACCAGCCCGTCTCTGCCATTTTTGGAGACCTCTATGACCAGGAACTGCGAGGTGTGTTCTCATAGAGAACCAGCACGACGTCATCAACGTCAACATTCCGTTGCTCCTTGTTCCACTTCTGCCTTTCCTGTAGTGATGGGAGATATTCTCGAGTCCAGCGTCGCCAGAAGACTACTGCTAGATACTGTACCTGCCGCCACCTCCTTTTGCTATAGTTGTCGTTCTTAGGGACAGCTTGGTAATGGGGCAACTGTTTACTATGGTTTCTGCCTCGCACAGCAACATTTTGAGACCTTCATCACTCAGCTGCTGTTCCTTGACTAGCGCTCTCAGTACCTTTTGCATGGAACAAATACACCTCTCCCAAGCTCCTCCATGATGAGAGCTGGCTGGTGGATTAAATGTCCATTTGGTGTTGAACTGCAGTAGGTGGTCGTGGATCCTTGACTGGTTCCATTGCTTGATCGCCTCCCTCAGTTCCTTCTCCCCACGCACAAAGTTTCCACCATTGTCGGAGCGCATCTCCTCAGGGGGACCTTGCCTGGCGATAAAGCGACGGAGAGCGTTGAGAAATGAGTATCCAAGCAATTGGCTACCTTGATGTAGACCGCACAAACTGTTAGACAGGTGAAAAGATCACCATATCTCTTGGCACTGCTTCTGCCGTACTTTACCTGAAATTGCCTGAATCAGTCAACCCCAACGTAAGTAAACAGTGGAAGGCTTGCCATCTTTTGCTGGGCTTGTCCtttcttgcaataaaaacaaagactTGTAACTTGTTTGACAGCTGCTCGGGCGTTGATGGGCCAGAACTTCTCTCTCATCAAGGAGAGGGTGTATTCAGTACCTGAATGACCAGACAAGCTGTGATAGTGCCTGATGATGAGGTTAACCATGTGATGCTTCCTGGGAAGGATAACTGGGTCTAATACTGTTGATAGTAGCCTTGTGTAATCAACCTCCTACGCAAATGACACCATCGATCAACATCGGGTCTAGCTTGTAGATATTGCTGCTTCTTGGTATGACAGCCATCCTTCCTTCGACCTTACTAGTGTGTTTGAGGAACTTCAAATCCTCTCGGAAAGATTGTTCTTGCACGCAGGTTACAATAGCTGCTTCAGCGTTGTCGAGCTCCTTGATGCAGAGGGGTTTGATTGGAACTGATAACGGAGGCAAACTGGCCCCCTTTCTTCGTCCGGAAACGAACTGCAACAGGTTTGCCTTATAGCAGAGAATCCAAGCGATTATTTTCTTTAGTTGACGCCATGAGGAATATCCCTGGAAAATCTTCGACAGTGGGTTTTCTTGTTCGGTCACTTCAGTGAGGCAAACCTTAGATTCCGTTTTCACTTCAGGATCGTTTTGGGGAATAGGGTCAAGGGGCTGTGAAGGCCAGGACTCAAGTGGTAATCTTAAAAACCTAGGCCCTTGAGCTCTTGTCCAGCGTAGATCGTTGATCAGCGAGTCAACGGACATTCCTCTCGATGCTTCGTGGGCGGGGTTAGAGGTTGTATCAACGTCACTCTGTTGGCTACGAATGTTTGGAACCTCTTCTCCTTATTTCTTATATACCGCAGTACACAAGTGCTGTCTGTCCAGAAGGTCAAACTCTTGATAGGTAGCCTGATTTCCTGGCGAATCATTCTGTGGCTTGTCCTATGCTGCGATTTTGAAGGTGAATTTGTTGTGGTTTACGTTCCACTGGACGCCAAGTGCTCGCTCTGTCAAGACGTCGTCGAAATCTAGAGTCTTGACAGTTGCTCTCTCGGTCTCAGGAATGGACTTTACTACTTCCTTGTCGTTGGAAAGCCACTTAGTGAGTCGAAAGCCTCCCTTACCAAGAAGGTCGCGCAGATCGAGCATGGAACATGGCCTCAATGTCAGACAATGTCAGACATTAAAGCTACGCGTTCTTGCCGAAAGCATGACAGAACACCAACGAGAGACTGAGTGAGGTCCGGCCCCTGTAAGAGCTGGTCATTAAGCAATGTTCCACGCCATTTGGCCGCACAGTCAAAGACCACTCTGAGTTTCCCTGGCTCCTGAGGGTGGTACACGGGATGATGAGGAAGGTACCATCAAGCTGCGAGGGGGGTAGGTTCTTCCCTTGGCACTGGTCTTGCATGACCCTTCTCGATGAGGTCTTCCATAAAAAATTTGTACTTTTCATGCGTTGTGTAATCTCTCACCAACCTGTGCTTAAGTACATTCAGTCGATGTTCTGCCATGGGCCTCTCATCTTCCAGATGGGGTGGATCTGATTTCCACGGCAGGGCGATCTGACATGTTGATGAAACTACTCACAGCGGTTTCTGGACGAGGTAAATCTGGTTGAGATAACGCCATTTGACTTGAATCTGCGTTTGTACCTGTGCTCTGGCTTTGGCTGTTTTCATTGGCTTGGCATGTAGGAAGGTGGAATGCTTTGCTCTGCAGGCTTCTACTTTGCAAAAACATAACTTAAGATAACTGtattatttatatagcgcaaaATACATTACTATATGATCTAATGCacttttcataataataataataatgataataataaaaacattaaaatgattataataCTACAAATGGATAGTAGTTAAAAATATTgtatcaaagctgaaatataGATTATAAACTATAGGCTAATCTAAAATAATGAGTTTTTAATTGTGCCATAAAAGTTTTGAGATTGCCTAAAGCTCTCAACTCGTCAGGAGGGGCGTTCCACAGGGTCGGCGCGGCTGCAAAGAATGCCCTGTCTCCTGTTGTCTTCATGGTCTTGGTGGGTAGATCGAGCACTAGGTGTTTTGTATTTGATCGCAGGTTATAGTTTGACTGTGGCTTAAGTCTAATTAATTGATGAATATATGTGGGAGCGTTACCATGTAGAGCTTTGAATGTGTATACAACCAATTTAAACATTATACGATATTTGACTGGTAGTCAATGCAAGTCTTTCATCACAGGAGAAATGTGATCAAAACGCGTGGTTTTGGAGATGAGCCTTGTGGCAGCATTCTGAACCCGTTGCAACTTGATGATATAACTGGCTGGTAAGCCGTACAGTAGACTGTTACAGTAGTCTAGGAGTCCAATCACTAATGCTAAGATTAGTGTTTGTGCACTCTTGTACGAAAGGTACTTTCTAATGCGTCTAATTTTGTATAGTGAACAAAAGGATAGACTACATGTTTTAGTGATATGAGCGTTAAAATTCACCTGTGAGTCAAACCAAAGTCCGAGATTTCGCACCTTGTTTACAATAGCAACACTAGCATCACCAACAGTTAGCATACGCAGTTTGACTTTGCTAAGTTGTTGGCGGGTTCCGATGAACATGACCTCAGTTTCAGTTTGCCAACTTGCATCCACGCCCTTATGGCGCGAATACACTGTTCCATAGAATGGAGTGCCTCTTCTTCATTAAGGGAGTTGTCTGGATTGAAAGAAAGATAAAGCTGGGTATCGTCAGCGAATGCATGTGCGTTGGGCAGGTACAGCTTGAATAAATTTCTGGCATATGCACTGAAGAGTAGGGGAatcgaaaaattggaaaacaatgcgtgacactatagaaacaggaaaaaggtaatggagtctcatctcttgcttctttcggtgcagcggtgataacacccaccgaaagaagcaagagatgagACTTAATTTCGAGCTCGgaacactcaagccaaatggccttaacatcaattttagtttcatttaaacacgTACATCGTTTTTTTAATGCGCCCACATGTAACGCACActcttggtcacacattcctatttcatagctgtgtttctcgcgCGCGCACGTCACATGCAAGCGCACTTCAACCGTTTGTttcttcgtatggcgtatgccaacttaCCACAATGGGCtgttttacactgatgaagggctctgcccgaaacgtttgtacattttttaatgttcaatgacactttaaagagttttccattacctttttacTGAAGAGTAGGGGCCTGAGACAAGAACCCTGAGGAACACCAAATGGCAAGGGATAACAATCCGATGTCTCTCCATTCACCGACCCGCACTAACCACGTCCAAATAAATACGATGAGAACCATGCAAGAGCAGCTACCATAATGCTAAATGAGGTCTTGAGCCGGCATAACAGAATGGCATGGTCAACAGTGTTGAACGCCGCACCCAGGTCGAGATGGAGAAAATGTCATTTATTACTCTCAATAGTGCTGTTTCCGTGCTGTGCCCTTGCCTATAGGCAGAATGAAGCACAGGAAACAGTTTGTTGTTGGTCATGTGACTATATACTTGACCGAAGACAGCCCTTTCTGTAATTTTTGAGACAAACTGAAGGTTACTAATAGGTCGTAAGTTTTTATGGGTCACGTCGTTATCACCTTTTCTCGCTTGTTTCCATTCAGTAGGAAAGTACGAAGTAGCTAGTGATGTATTGACTAACTTTGTGATGACGGGAAGTAGAACATCAAGCGAGTCAAGGTGGTTGGCAGAGGATCAAGCACGCATGACTTTTTAGCCGATTTCTGAATTAGATCGTAGATACCTTGTTCACTCAGATTCCAGAGGGAACGCAGTATTACATTCGAGTCCACCACAGGTTTTTCAGGAGGTACGAGATCGCGATCAGACTGACTTATGGGTGTAGCATCAATTTCATTGCGTTCTCTACCTTTCTAACAAAATACCTGCCGATATCGTTTGCGATTATGGTCTTGTCAAGATGTTCTGCAAACAAGGGTTCATTTTTTATGCCCAGAAGCTTTGTAGCAGCATTAAACAACTTCCTTTGATCAGCACCGTTTTCTGCCATAAACTCAGAGTAGAAGTCCCGCCTAGCCTTATTCATCAAAAAGGTCACATGGTTTCTCTTTGACTTGAAATCTAGGAGATCATCAGCAGCCTTTGTCTTTCTCCATTTGCTTTCGGCGTTCCTCCGCTGTCGCTTAGCATTGTCCATAATTTCATTGTACCAAGGTACAAAAGGTCTAATAATTCTTCTGCGTGTTTTAAGTGGTGCGTGTTGATCAAGCAGTGTTGATAAGGTGGTATTGTATTCATATGCAAACGCATCCAAGTCGTCAGCAGTGTCAAACTGTTTGTCATCCCATAGTGAGCTGGCTTGAATATCACTATGAAAGCTGTCAAGGTTTATGGATTTGAATTTTCTGTAATTGGTGGTTTTTTGGGAGAGACCTGGTCGAGAGAGTATTAGCCTGGTCAATGCGGCTGCGTGGTCAGATATAAATAGATTAACCATTGGCTCATCTTTAACAAGTGTTTCCAATGTGCGTGTAATAGATAAATCAAGTGTGTGGCCATCATGATGTGTTGGTTGCTTGACATGATGCTGGAGATCAAAAGAGTCTAGGAGGTTAAGGAATTTCTGAGTGCCTGGGTTGGTACAATTATCCATGTGGATGTTAAAATCACAAGTTTCAGCAATCGTTCCTTGTAAAGCAGCAATGATTTAAGATAATCTGggaattcagcaaaaaaaacatttgtagTGACAGGATGGCGCTCAGAGTAGGGTGGCAAA
This window of the Acropora muricata isolate sample 2 chromosome 14, ASM3666990v1, whole genome shotgun sequence genome carries:
- the LOC136898104 gene encoding uncharacterized protein, whose protein sequence is MSVDSLINDLRWTRAQGPRFLRLPLESWPSQPLDPIPQNDPEVKTESKVCLTEVTEQENPLSKIFQGYSSWRQLKKIIAWILCYKANLLQFVSGRRKGASLPPLSVPIKPLCIKELDNAEAAIVTCVQEQSFREDLKFLKHTSKVEGRMAVIPRSSNIYKLDPMLIDGVICVGG